A stretch of DNA from Dehalobacterium formicoaceticum:
TGCGAGAGCTTTTTCAGATGATGAGGTGGATTGTGTCGTCTTCGGCCATAGTCATCAGCCTTTTAATGAGGTGATCAATGGGGTTTTAATGTTTAATCCGGGCTCTTGTACGAATCCGAGAAGAGAACCCCAACCTTCCTGCGGAATTTTATATGTGGGAAAGGACATCAAAGGAGAAGTCCTTTATTTTGATAAACAGGGGAATTGACTTTAACTGTCATTTTAAACAAGAATATGGCAGAGGGACAAGAAAAATGGTGCTTCTTTCATGAGCAGAAGGAGAATAACAATGTAAAGATCGGTTAGCTATTGCTAAATACGAAGAAGCGAGGTGCTGCTATGATTATCGGTACATGCATTTATGACATTCATTTGTATTATTCCCAGTCATTAAAGGACAAAAGGAGGATTCTTAAAAGTATCATTGACCGGGTAAAAAACAAGTTTAATGTTTCCATTGCCGAAATTGATCATCAGGATAGTTGGGATCAGGCTGTACTTGGCATTGCTGTTGTGAGCAATCAGACAACTCATGCTAATCAAATGCTTAATAATGTTACCCGTTTCTTGGAGAACACTGATAATGAGTTTGAAATCACCCGTGTTACAATGGAAATCATCTAATACTCTCCACCTTTAAAAAGATAAGCCTTAAAGGCGCAAAGAAATACACCTCAGATTTGGTAAAATGAGTTAATCCCATAATATACCAAACAAAAAGGTGCTTATATCATAGCTGATTTGTGCTGAAGTTTTTAAATGGATGAGATCATCTTTTTTTCAGCTGAGTACAATAGGCGGTTAAAGCCAGAAAAATAAAAGTTATCCATGCAATAGCCATAACAATCAAAGCAGTAGTGTTACCGCAGGAAGCACAGAGACAATCCCAGGAAACACAGAGCCTGAATCCGGCTAAAGCCAGCAGGCTTCCTATGAAGACAGAAATAAAGCCAATCTTCACAGAGCATTTTAAACATCTGGCCCAAAAACCCCCGAGAATCGGTAACAATATGCAACCGACTAAAATTAAGACAATATAAATAATTGTGGTAGTTTCCATCAGTTGCACCTCCTTGCACATTCATTCTTAAGTAAATTCTACCACAATTGAGAGGATAAGGGGAGGGTTTTTTGAAAATATTCACACAAAATGATTGATCTGATACGTAACCTTATCAGCAACATGGCATGAAAAAACCGTTAATTCATGAGAATTAACGGTTTTTTGGTGGGCACAGCTGGTTTCGAACCAGCGACCTCTTGAATGTGAGTCAAGCGATCTCCCGCTGATCTATGCGCCCATATGAATCGATATGATGGTGGACGTGAAGGGACTTGAACCCTCGGCCTTCTGAATGCGAGCCAGACGCTCTCCCACTGAGCTACACGCCCCGGCACCTATGATAAGTAATTATATCACTCTCAATTAACTTGTCAATATTTTAGCAACAATTAGAAAGTGCCAGGCGCTTTTTAGCATATCCTTGCAAATGTTTTTTGTGACAAAAATAAGCCAGCGCTTTTCGTGCTCTTCATTGGAGAATAAGGTGTTGGACGCAATCAACTTAATAAAAGTTGTTTGCGTGGCATCCTCCGCGTCCGCTATATTTTTTAGCAGCATCAAGGAAATGGGGTATACCATATCAACATGCCTATTGTAAAGATCCGTTATTTCTTTATCCGTGCAAAACTGCGAGACTGTCATAGTTCACCTTAAATAATCAGCCGGCAGAGACTGCATTACCTTTCCCCCTAATATGGGATAAATTAAATGTTTGTTGTTGCATCAACTAATAGTATTACGATTCATTGGCCAAAAATGTTTTGAATCGGCCCTGAACTCCGCGGAAATTGAAAATGACTGCTCCAAGTAATTCTGATAGAAAGAGTAAAGCTGTTAAGACAATATACAATCAAAATAACAAGAAGGAACTATCGTAATGAAAATGTATCAAGATATCAAGGAATCCGTCAATAGAAGTATCGAAATAAGGCAGACTAGGAGATAGGAGATTAGGAATGTCAGGGGAACGGGGTGAGACCAGAGAAGCCGACGTATCGACAATTTACAGACACTCAACCGTGAGTTGGAGGCTTGGCATGTTGACCGCAACCCGGAACAAATATGATAAAATTATCGATAACAATTAGTTGCCATTTAAGGTGTGATCTTTTAAACTGTAAGTATCATCTGTGTCAGGAGGAAAAGTATGAAGTATATCGTTATTTTGGGGGATGGCATGGCAGATTATCCTTTGGCTGCCTATGATCACAAAACCCCATTACAGCTGGCTCATAAACCCTATATTGATCAATTGGTTAAATCATCGGAAACAGGTATGGTGCAAACTATTCCCGAGGGTTATCCCCCGGGAAGTGATGTAGCTAATATGTCGGTTTTGGGGTATGAACCGGAAATTTTTTATACAGGCCGTTCCCCCTTAGAAGCCGTAAGCCTGGGGGTTGATTTAGGAGAAAAGGACATCGCGTTCAGATGTAATTTGGTGACTTTGTCTTTGGAAGAAAATTATGGGGATAAAACCATGCTAGATTATAGTGCCGGGGAAATTACCAGCGCAGAGGCTGCTCTTTTGATTCAAGAGATCAGCAAAGAAATCGGCACAGAAGAATTTCATTTTTATCCCGGGATCAGTTACCGTCATTTAATGGTGTGGATTAATGGGGCATGGGAATTTGATTTAACTCCTCCCCACGATATTTCCGATCGTGTCATCGGCTCCTATTTGCCGAAAGGGGCAGGAAGTGATGTTTTGACGCGCATGATGATAAAAAGTGAGGAAATTTTAAAAAATCATCCGGTAAACCAAAAAAGAAAAGAACTGGGACTTCAACCCGCAACATCAATCTGGTTGTGGGGACTGGGCAAGAAACCCAATTTTACCCCTTTTGTTAATAAATATGGTCTGGAAGGATCCGTGATCTGTGCGGTGGATTTAATCAAAGGGTTAGGGATCTGTGCCGGACTGAACACACCCCATGTAGACGGCGCCACCGGTGGCGTTCATACTGATTTCTTAGCTAAAGCCGAAGCCGCTCTGGCGGAATTAAAAGCAGGAAAGGACTTTATTTATCTGCACGTGGAAGCTCCT
This window harbors:
- a CDS encoding DUF503 domain-containing protein, which codes for MIIGTCIYDIHLYYSQSLKDKRRILKSIIDRVKNKFNVSIAEIDHQDSWDQAVLGIAVVSNQTTHANQMLNNVTRFLENTDNEFEITRVTMEII
- a CDS encoding sigma factor codes for the protein MTVSQFCTDKEITDLYNRHVDMVYPISLMLLKNIADAEDATQTTFIKLIASNTLFSNEEHEKRWLIFVTKNICKDMLKSAWHFLIVAKILTS
- a CDS encoding cofactor-independent phosphoglycerate mutase encodes the protein MKYIVILGDGMADYPLAAYDHKTPLQLAHKPYIDQLVKSSETGMVQTIPEGYPPGSDVANMSVLGYEPEIFYTGRSPLEAVSLGVDLGEKDIAFRCNLVTLSLEENYGDKTMLDYSAGEITSAEAALLIQEISKEIGTEEFHFYPGISYRHLMVWINGAWEFDLTPPHDISDRVIGSYLPKGAGSDVLTRMMIKSEEILKNHPVNQKRKELGLQPATSIWLWGLGKKPNFTPFVNKYGLEGSVICAVDLIKGLGICAGLNTPHVDGATGGVHTDFLAKAEAALAELKAGKDFIYLHVEAPDEAGHQGNAQEKIGAIEKIDELVVGRLLRGLEEMKEDYRLLILPDHPTPISIKTHTAEPVPFLIYDSRRNVSSGINRYTEEEISAQGNFVKSGPALMAKFIKGE